TAGAGAGTAGGGGAAGTCTATTGTGGTTGGCGGAAGGGGAACCTACCACGCTATTGATCAGTTGGTGTCGAGCCCTCAACATTTATCATATTTATACAGAAAGTATTGCCGCAGAAGAAGAGGAACAGGAAATTAAGCTGCTCGAGAGCGCTGGCATCAGTGTTCATAGTCTCTGTCAGTCAACCATGTTGGATAGGGAGTTGATTAAGCCTGTGTCAACTTATTTCCCCATGAGTTTTACGCGCTTTAGACAAAAAATTGAGGCTTTAGGGCTGCGCTTTACTGAAGTGTCTGAGGCTAACCTGAAAGACTTAAGGGTGCCCCTAGCGTGGCACAAGAGCGAGTGGGCATCAAGACAGATGTATCACAACTTAGAGTACACCTTAGATAAGAGAACCTCGCTGCCACTTATTGATGGTCAATGGATCACCCATAGGCGGGGGATAGAAGAGTATCTGACTCAGGATTATATTAATAACCAACACATAGCCCACTACAAAGCTACCCGTAACCAATTACAAGGACCCTACTATTCATCAAAGTGGTCCGTTTGGCTCGCTCACGGCATTATCTCGGCACGACAATTAATGAGTATTGTGGAGCATTACGAAAAAACTAAGGGTGCTAATGAGAGTACCTATTGGTTATGGTTTGAGTTGCTGTGGCGCGATTATTTTCGTCATTTGTTTTATCAAAGAACCTGCTGTTTGTTTCGCTACCAAGGTTTGGCTACTCAGGATGAATTGGCGCCGGTATTCAATCCTGAACACTTTGCTGCCTGGTCACAGGGCAACACGGGCATCGATTTGATCGACGCGGCGATGCGTG
This sequence is a window from Ferrovum sp. JA12. Protein-coding genes within it:
- a CDS encoding DASH family cryptochrome translates to MTQAIYWFRRDCRLEDNLLFFKAIEECQSLLPVYIDNTQYHHSTQWGFVRQGDHAKAFKRQLLLELRQQLESRGSLLWLAEGEPTTLLISWCRALNIYHIYTESIAAEEEEQEIKLLESAGISVHSLCQSTMLDRELIKPVSTYFPMSFTRFRQKIEALGLRFTEVSEANLKDLRVPLAWHKSEWASRQMYHNLEYTLDKRTSLPLIDGQWITHRRGIEEYLTQDYINNQHIAHYKATRNQLQGPYYSSKWSVWLAHGIISARQLMSIVEHYEKTKGANESTYWLWFELLWRDYFRHLFYQRTCCLFRYQGLATQDELAPVFNPEHFAAWSQGNTGIDLIDAAMRELNTTGYLSNRLRQVVASYWIYHYGGDWRAGAAWFESQLIDYDVYSNYGNWLYIAGKGTDPRGGREFNVEKQIAHYDAEGLYRRTWL